In one Halosimplex halophilum genomic region, the following are encoded:
- a CDS encoding oligopeptide/dipeptide ABC transporter ATP-binding protein has product MSEMTQQRGRTEPRGTGETLVEVEGLKKYYGGDGVFADPPVKAVDGVSFRIQRGETLGLVGESGCGKTTLGRTLVQLETATEGTVEFDGTDVTELTGERLKQWRRNAQIVFQDPESSLNDRMTIGEIVREPLDVHEVGTPAERREKVKDLLAQVGLQPEHYYRYPHQFSGGQRQRIGIARALALEPEFVVLDEPVSALDTSVQAKILNLLEDLQDEFDLTYLFIAHDLSVVRHICDRVAVMYLGKIMEIGATEELYTDPANPYTHSLLSAIPEPDPTVQKDRITLPGTPPSPRDPPTGCQLTTRCPAKIYPEEYDHVDPETWHDIERFREVIRERTRIDLTVRDRIRRSLGAFHRFDDIDETVADMFGDGVPDEVREHVERAAEHVKEGYPDRAREYMSTQFDGVCDTERPELYPVGETDRLSYCHRHSGEYESVESVLGRGSDGE; this is encoded by the coding sequence ATGAGCGAGATGACCCAGCAACGCGGTCGAACCGAACCGAGGGGAACCGGCGAGACGCTCGTCGAGGTCGAGGGGCTCAAGAAGTACTACGGCGGCGACGGCGTCTTCGCGGACCCGCCGGTCAAGGCCGTCGACGGCGTGAGCTTCCGGATCCAGCGCGGCGAGACGCTCGGGCTCGTCGGCGAGTCCGGCTGCGGGAAGACGACGCTCGGGCGGACGCTCGTGCAGCTGGAGACGGCCACCGAGGGCACCGTCGAGTTCGACGGGACCGACGTGACCGAGCTGACCGGCGAGCGGCTCAAGCAGTGGCGGCGCAACGCCCAGATCGTCTTCCAGGACCCCGAGTCCAGCCTCAACGACCGGATGACCATCGGCGAGATCGTCCGCGAGCCGCTGGACGTCCACGAGGTGGGCACGCCCGCCGAGCGCCGCGAGAAGGTCAAGGACCTGCTGGCCCAGGTCGGGCTCCAGCCCGAGCACTACTACCGGTACCCCCACCAGTTCTCCGGCGGCCAGCGCCAGCGGATCGGGATCGCCCGCGCGCTGGCGCTGGAACCGGAGTTCGTCGTCCTCGACGAGCCCGTCTCGGCGCTGGACACCTCCGTCCAGGCGAAGATCCTCAACCTGCTGGAGGACCTGCAGGACGAGTTCGACCTGACCTACCTGTTCATCGCTCACGACCTCTCCGTCGTGCGACACATCTGCGACCGCGTCGCGGTGATGTACCTCGGGAAGATCATGGAGATCGGGGCGACCGAGGAGCTGTACACCGACCCGGCCAACCCCTACACCCACTCGCTGCTGTCGGCGATCCCCGAGCCCGACCCGACCGTCCAGAAGGACCGGATCACGCTCCCGGGGACGCCGCCGAGCCCGCGGGACCCGCCGACGGGGTGTCAGCTGACGACCCGCTGTCCGGCGAAGATCTACCCCGAGGAGTACGACCACGTCGACCCCGAGACGTGGCACGACATCGAGCGGTTCCGCGAGGTGATCCGCGAGCGCACCCGCATCGACCTGACGGTCCGCGACCGGATCCGCCGGTCGCTCGGCGCCTTCCACCGGTTCGACGACATCGACGAGACGGTCGCCGACATGTTCGGCGACGGCGTCCCCGACGAGGTCCGCGAGCACGTCGAGCGGGCCGCCGAGCACGTCAAGGAGGGGTACCCCGACCGGGCGCGCGAGTACATGAGCACGCAGTTCGACGGCGTCTGCGACACCGAGCGGCCGGAGCTGTACCCGGTGGGCGAGACCGACCGGCTGAGCTACTGCCACCGCCACTCCGGGGAGTACGAGAGCGTCGAGTCGGTGCTCGGTCGCGGGTCCGATGGCGAGTAA
- a CDS encoding DUF7555 family protein, which translates to MASKRLLLAEFAVWVLAVGGLVAGGAVLVGYLVGGTLVAAKYAVFLVGVALFGIGSLGIQPTPSYKDEKRVTLESKRQTGFEARLQEIPPLRGERVPFDQRVSRDKKVFAASLVVLGVSLVMEFGFGIRP; encoded by the coding sequence ATGGCGAGTAAGCGACTCCTGCTCGCGGAGTTCGCCGTCTGGGTGCTCGCCGTCGGCGGACTCGTCGCCGGGGGCGCCGTCCTCGTCGGCTACCTCGTCGGCGGGACGCTCGTCGCCGCCAAGTACGCCGTCTTCCTCGTCGGCGTCGCCCTGTTCGGGATCGGCAGCCTCGGCATCCAGCCGACCCCCTCCTACAAGGACGAGAAGCGGGTGACCCTGGAGTCGAAGCGCCAGACCGGCTTCGAGGCCCGGCTGCAGGAGATCCCCCCGCTGCGGGGCGAACGGGTCCCGTTCGACCAGCGGGTCAGCCGCGACAAGAAGGTCTTCGCCGCCAGCCTGGTCGTCCTCGGCGTCTCGCTCGTCATGGAGTTCGGCTTCGGGATCCGCCCCTGA
- a CDS encoding DUF7529 family protein has protein sequence MPHHAESPDDVDRKEVVADHSEELKTNWQRALEDMQAMADDREDQGYETLAVPAGDTTTLSPSMGDDDTWGLSHVVPDNFAEEVETYVERSDFEETGVYQLESGGFVFVVTECIDHDEELVLFVAGSYDMRFSAGLVRTAVERDEMYTHLRTLDGTDLGTVRHDDPADFFPEPEQFYAYDITESDER, from the coding sequence ATGCCCCACCACGCCGAGAGTCCGGACGACGTCGACCGGAAGGAGGTCGTCGCCGACCACAGCGAGGAACTCAAGACCAACTGGCAGCGGGCGCTCGAGGACATGCAGGCGATGGCCGACGACCGCGAGGACCAGGGCTACGAGACGCTGGCCGTCCCGGCGGGGGACACGACGACGCTCTCGCCGTCGATGGGCGACGACGACACCTGGGGGCTCTCCCACGTCGTCCCGGACAACTTCGCCGAGGAGGTCGAGACGTACGTCGAGCGGTCCGACTTCGAGGAGACGGGCGTCTACCAGCTGGAGAGCGGCGGGTTCGTCTTCGTCGTGACCGAGTGCATCGACCACGACGAGGAACTCGTCCTCTTCGTCGCCGGCTCCTACGACATGCGCTTCTCGGCCGGCCTCGTCCGCACCGCCGTCGAGCGCGACGAGATGTACACCCACCTCAGGACCCTCGACGGCACGGACCTGGGCACCGTCCGCCACGACGACCCCGCCGACTTCTTCCCCGAACCCGAGCAGTTCTACGCCTACGACATCACCGAGAGCGACGAGCGCTGA
- a CDS encoding DUF5813 family protein: MTDETPAGAREAFEGHDAFAAADGGYRVTTTVFDAEVTASERDDYATDFRVRVDVPTLRAATEDGEVGEAVQSGWLDTLERRLEDAPMATRASVDLDGFDVTTADGTVTVTYEFGYGDAARGVEIAKTLVEYVEGTYVEGVVPGYEYGEPVTDLLSAAATDDDGERGGTPL; this comes from the coding sequence ATGACCGACGAGACGCCGGCCGGAGCGCGCGAGGCCTTCGAGGGCCACGACGCGTTCGCGGCCGCCGACGGGGGCTACCGCGTGACGACGACCGTCTTCGACGCCGAGGTGACGGCGAGCGAGCGCGACGACTACGCGACCGACTTCCGGGTGCGCGTCGACGTGCCGACGCTCCGGGCCGCTACCGAGGACGGCGAGGTCGGCGAGGCCGTCCAGTCGGGGTGGCTCGACACGCTCGAACGCCGACTGGAAGACGCGCCGATGGCCACGCGGGCCTCGGTCGACCTCGACGGCTTCGACGTGACGACCGCCGACGGGACCGTCACCGTCACCTACGAGTTCGGCTACGGCGACGCCGCCCGCGGGGTCGAGATCGCGAAGACGCTCGTCGAGTACGTCGAGGGGACCTACGTCGAGGGCGTCGTCCCCGGCTACGAGTACGGCGAGCCGGTGACCGACCTGCTGAGCGCCGCGGCGACCGACGACGACGGCGAGCGCGGCGGGACGCCGCTGTAG
- a CDS encoding CheF family chemotaxis protein — MSDEERPLADTQGRFVQVVKSGRKVNDLEWLGGRILLSNKRLVLASNEGKRQIALAKVSTVKNRKNSNNAMAAVSGYFSVQTGNDVFLVAPADADEFEESLYTALLDGEVALVKHPAVEGGVVRDTEWGKARINVESDHVGLAIASGQFVEIELVDVGTVEARDGAVRGDERRILEIEHTDEEGTSVQTYVSGTTRHVSILESLVRQGELQNATDADLDQTEMEVLMALYSGVSPFEIPEFVGMEVEAVEAVFDRLVEEGILREKRVRRDVRLKARGRNIASDVIGDQ, encoded by the coding sequence GTGAGCGACGAGGAGCGGCCGCTGGCCGACACCCAGGGCCGGTTCGTCCAGGTCGTCAAGAGCGGCCGGAAGGTCAACGACCTGGAGTGGCTCGGCGGCCGGATCCTCCTCTCGAACAAGCGGCTCGTGCTCGCGAGCAACGAGGGCAAGCGCCAGATCGCCCTCGCGAAGGTCAGCACCGTCAAGAACCGCAAGAACAGCAACAACGCGATGGCCGCCGTCTCAGGCTACTTCTCGGTCCAGACCGGCAACGACGTGTTCCTCGTCGCCCCGGCCGACGCCGACGAGTTCGAGGAGTCGCTGTACACCGCCCTGCTCGACGGCGAGGTGGCACTCGTGAAACACCCCGCCGTCGAGGGGGGCGTCGTCCGGGACACCGAGTGGGGCAAGGCCCGGATCAACGTCGAGTCCGACCACGTCGGCCTGGCTATCGCCAGCGGCCAGTTCGTCGAGATCGAACTCGTCGACGTGGGCACCGTCGAGGCCCGGGACGGCGCCGTCCGCGGGGACGAGCGCCGCATCCTCGAGATCGAACACACCGACGAGGAGGGCACGAGCGTCCAGACCTACGTCTCGGGGACGACCCGCCACGTCTCCATCCTCGAATCGCTCGTCAGACAGGGCGAACTCCAGAACGCGACCGACGCCGACCTCGACCAGACCGAGATGGAGGTCCTGATGGCCCTCTATTCGGGCGTCTCGCCGTTCGAGATCCCGGAGTTCGTCGGCATGGAGGTCGAGGCGGTCGAGGCCGTCTTCGACCGCCTCGTCGAGGAGGGCATCCTCCGGGAGAAGCGCGTCCGCCGCGACGTGCGCCTGAAGGCCCGCGGGCGCAACATCGCCAGCGACGTGATCGGCGACCAGTGA